From Mesobacillus boroniphilus, the proteins below share one genomic window:
- a CDS encoding NAD(P)/FAD-dependent oxidoreductase — MNLMSGTYYWPATFPSPPSYPPLEGNLECDVLIVGGGSSASQCAYYLADSGLKVAVIEKEKIGSGSTSSNTALIQYSGEKMFTNLVNTFGNDYISRHLELLQEAINEMEAASKLVDIDCEFCRRDSLYSASCSEDVDALRKEYEFLKLQGMKVAFLEKEEIEEKYPFSREAAIYSFNDGELNPFKFTHALMDYAAKKGIQIYENTEMNGHHYDPQTNRMIISTKGGSSISAGQVIFAAGYEGIDMKKEKLVSFVSTYTVTTKPVNDLSAWYNRTLLWETARPYIFLRTTADNRIIIGGLDDNTNYPKDRDSKLIHKRDKLIDEFNKMFPSISVEPDYYLGAFYGGTADGLPIIGMYDEYPNSYFLFAFGDNGTVYSQMQAKIIADDIMKGNSPDLELYLQDRPLSAKRK; from the coding sequence ATGAATTTAATGTCTGGTACTTATTATTGGCCTGCGACTTTTCCTTCTCCTCCCTCCTACCCACCGTTAGAGGGAAATTTGGAATGTGACGTCTTGATTGTTGGAGGGGGAAGTTCTGCTTCGCAATGCGCCTATTACCTTGCGGACTCTGGGTTAAAAGTCGCTGTCATTGAAAAAGAGAAGATTGGGAGTGGCAGCACCAGTTCGAATACTGCGCTCATTCAGTATTCCGGGGAGAAGATGTTCACGAACCTGGTCAACACCTTTGGAAATGATTATATTTCAAGACATTTGGAACTCTTGCAGGAAGCCATCAATGAAATGGAAGCAGCATCGAAGCTGGTTGATATCGACTGTGAATTTTGCCGAAGAGATTCACTTTATTCTGCAAGCTGCAGTGAGGATGTCGATGCGCTGAGAAAAGAGTACGAATTCTTAAAGCTACAAGGCATGAAAGTGGCTTTTCTCGAAAAAGAAGAGATCGAAGAGAAATATCCATTCAGCCGAGAGGCGGCCATCTATTCCTTTAATGATGGAGAGCTGAATCCTTTCAAGTTTACTCATGCGTTAATGGACTACGCGGCGAAGAAAGGAATTCAGATATACGAAAACACCGAGATGAATGGCCATCATTATGATCCTCAAACGAACCGGATGATCATTTCCACAAAAGGGGGCAGCTCCATCTCTGCAGGCCAGGTGATTTTTGCTGCAGGCTACGAAGGAATCGACATGAAAAAGGAAAAGCTTGTTTCTTTTGTCAGTACGTATACCGTCACAACAAAGCCTGTTAACGACCTATCAGCCTGGTACAACCGAACGCTTTTATGGGAAACAGCCAGGCCATATATATTTTTACGGACAACAGCCGATAACCGCATCATTATTGGCGGGCTTGATGATAATACAAATTATCCTAAAGACCGGGACAGCAAACTGATTCATAAGCGAGACAAGCTGATCGATGAGTTCAACAAGATGTTCCCTTCCATCTCTGTTGAACCTGACTATTATTTGGGCGCGTTTTACGGGGGAACAGCGGACGGTCTGCCGATTATTGGTATGTATGACGAATATCCAAACAGCTATTTCCTTTTTGCGTTTGGAGACAACGGAACAGTTTACAGCCAGATGCAAGCGAAAATCATTGCCGATGATATAATGAAAGGAAACAGCCCTGATCTGGAGTTATATTTACAGGACAGGCCGCTTTCTGCAAAAAGAAAGTGA
- a CDS encoding GNAT family N-acetyltransferase, whose amino-acid sequence MMAIRYELIPDEQITRVKHLCNELMSYQKSLATVRPELFNGMSFESRMVPSVKNAKANYIIAAMDGDEIVGYVYSNVSPKEVYSNEFATFFDMDSVKGNDVGCLSQFYLKEGYRSMGIGSVLYEKSKDWLDSFDDIHDQFIYVSNGNVAALQFYKSKGFKVSHQILDGFIIVLRNT is encoded by the coding sequence ATGATGGCAATTCGTTATGAGCTTATTCCTGATGAGCAGATTACCCGCGTGAAACATCTCTGCAATGAATTGATGAGTTACCAAAAATCATTAGCCACTGTACGTCCGGAGCTCTTTAATGGCATGAGCTTTGAATCCAGAATGGTTCCTTCAGTTAAGAACGCGAAGGCGAATTATATCATTGCCGCGATGGATGGCGATGAAATTGTTGGCTACGTATATAGTAATGTTTCTCCGAAAGAAGTATATTCGAATGAATTTGCTACTTTTTTTGACATGGATTCGGTAAAAGGAAATGATGTCGGCTGCCTTTCTCAATTTTATCTCAAAGAAGGGTATCGCAGCATGGGGATCGGATCAGTTCTGTATGAAAAATCAAAGGATTGGCTTGATTCCTTTGACGACATTCATGACCAGTTTATCTATGTATCCAACGGGAATGTTGCCGCCCTGCAATTTTACAAAAGCAAAGGATTTAAGGTAAGTCATCAGATACTCGATGGATTTATTATTGTTCTTAGAAATACATAA
- a CDS encoding dicarboxylate/amino acid:cation symporter: MNRKKMSLSNKTLIGMILGAIIGFIIGPRIEMISVIGDIFLKMLQMAIVPLIFFTVVSAIASMNDLKVLGRIGSKLILLFMGTTLAASVIGVIVGRTINPGKGLLLNDLPPVDAVAEAPTIQSVLINMFPQNILQAMAEANMLQVIVFAIFSGIAILLLQKDDRERITGIFQVLSRFVMKILNIVLEFSPYGVFALMAVTAGKYGTSIIGPLTKFIGTIYLGLFVQVLVVYFVLYYLFTRKNPFIMFKKIKSVWITSATTCSSKATMPVSIRTCEEDLHLSKNVVGLTIPVGASMNMDGNALWFGVVAIFVSALAGVELTLTQQLVAVFMGVLMTLGSPGIPGGIFVATAVFLNVLGLPLEVIGLLAGIFRIMDMGITTVNVVGSVVVASIIGRKGKTDIPIDAPALNS; encoded by the coding sequence ATGAATAGGAAGAAAATGTCACTTTCTAACAAGACACTGATTGGTATGATTTTAGGTGCAATTATTGGATTTATTATCGGACCTCGTATTGAAATGATTTCGGTTATAGGAGATATATTCTTAAAAATGCTGCAAATGGCTATTGTACCATTAATTTTCTTTACGGTCGTTTCAGCTATTGCAAGTATGAACGATTTAAAGGTTCTAGGCCGGATTGGAAGTAAATTAATTCTATTATTTATGGGAACCACTCTCGCAGCTTCAGTAATCGGAGTAATCGTTGGGCGGACTATAAATCCTGGAAAAGGCCTTCTTCTAAATGATTTACCACCAGTTGATGCGGTAGCGGAAGCGCCGACAATTCAAAGCGTCTTAATTAATATGTTCCCCCAAAATATTCTACAGGCAATGGCAGAAGCAAATATGCTGCAAGTGATTGTCTTTGCTATTTTTTCTGGAATTGCCATTCTCTTGTTGCAAAAAGACGATCGTGAACGGATAACTGGCATATTCCAAGTACTCTCTCGGTTTGTTATGAAGATTCTCAACATCGTCCTCGAGTTTTCTCCATACGGGGTATTTGCGTTAATGGCTGTGACGGCCGGAAAATATGGGACCTCAATTATTGGTCCATTAACTAAATTTATTGGGACAATCTATCTGGGACTGTTTGTGCAAGTTTTAGTTGTATATTTTGTCTTGTATTATTTATTTACAAGAAAGAATCCATTCATTATGTTTAAGAAAATTAAGTCCGTTTGGATTACAAGCGCTACAACGTGTAGCTCAAAAGCGACGATGCCTGTATCTATTAGGACTTGTGAAGAGGATCTTCACTTATCAAAAAATGTGGTAGGCTTAACAATTCCAGTTGGTGCCTCGATGAATATGGATGGAAATGCTCTATGGTTCGGTGTTGTGGCTATCTTTGTTTCAGCCCTGGCAGGGGTCGAGTTAACCCTGACACAACAACTGGTTGCAGTGTTTATGGGAGTTTTAATGACTTTAGGAAGCCCTGGTATACCAGGTGGGATTTTTGTTGCAACGGCAGTATTCTTAAATGTTTTAGGACTACCACTCGAAGTTATTGGATTATTAGCTGGGATATTCCGAATCATGGATATGGGAATCACTACGGTTAATGTAGTCGGATCCGTTGTCGTGGCTTCCATTATTGGACGTAAAGGAAAGACCGATATTCCTATAGATGCTCCCGCGTTGAATAGCTAA
- the cysK gene encoding cysteine synthase A: MNYAETIADLIGKTPLLKLQKLSDQANCFAKCEFLNPISIKDRPVLKIIEDAEEKGQIKPGDTLIEMTSGNTGMALAYIASVKGYRAILVMSEIQSVERRKIMKAFGADLILTPAEEGTAGAKKKLQEILKEHQDYYYVGQHKNMNNPESHYKTTGPELWEDTDGKIDILVAGLGTGGTICGAGKYLKEKNPDMKLVAVEPYDAPFISKGVFKAHRIMGTAPGFMPETLNKEIIDEIMLVKEEEAFDMCRQLANKEGVLVGISSGAVASIMQELCNRPENKGKNIVGIFADSGQRYLSVEGLFNS, from the coding sequence ATGAACTATGCAGAAACGATCGCCGACTTGATAGGAAAGACACCACTGTTAAAACTGCAAAAACTATCAGACCAAGCAAATTGTTTTGCCAAGTGTGAATTCCTTAATCCCATCAGCATCAAAGATAGACCGGTACTGAAGATTATTGAAGATGCAGAGGAAAAGGGACAGATTAAACCTGGAGATACACTCATTGAGATGACTAGTGGAAACACCGGTATGGCATTAGCCTATATTGCGTCTGTAAAAGGATACAGAGCCATTTTAGTCATGTCTGAAATCCAGAGTGTAGAAAGAAGAAAAATCATGAAAGCTTTTGGAGCCGATTTAATCCTCACGCCAGCAGAAGAAGGAACAGCAGGAGCGAAGAAGAAGCTTCAGGAGATATTAAAAGAACATCAAGATTATTATTACGTAGGACAACATAAAAACATGAACAATCCTGAATCTCATTATAAGACAACCGGTCCCGAGCTATGGGAAGACACTGACGGTAAAATTGACATTCTTGTTGCAGGGTTGGGTACTGGAGGGACCATCTGCGGTGCAGGGAAATACCTCAAGGAAAAGAATCCGGATATGAAGCTGGTCGCTGTGGAACCTTATGATGCGCCATTCATATCTAAGGGAGTTTTCAAGGCACATAGAATCATGGGTACAGCTCCTGGATTTATGCCAGAAACCCTTAACAAAGAAATAATTGATGAAATCATGTTGGTAAAAGAAGAGGAAGCCTTTGATATGTGCAGGCAATTAGCAAATAAAGAAGGCGTACTTGTAGGGATATCATCCGGGGCTGTGGCCAGTATAATGCAGGAACTGTGTAATAGACCTGAGAATAAAGGCAAAAACATCGTTGGAATTTTTGCTGATTCAGGTCAAAGGTATCTAAGTGTAGAGGGATTATTTAATAGTTAA
- a CDS encoding YibE/F family protein: MNALVVLAAILFVLMTLIGRGKGVRSYLAIFFNFSVIFIAVIFMNDPNANPIIITLVACIFIGLINLFYINEVNKTTKTAFISTVISTIVLLMFIFIVADKARIQGFGEEEIQELGMFSLHIGVDFVKIAVSVIIMSTIGAITDAAIAISSPMREIHYHNPHISRQELFKSGLSIGKDILGTSTNTLFFAFFGSYLALLIWFKDLSYSAGEIINSKIFSAEMITILCAGIGVTLVIPITSWVTAYFLVNDK; this comes from the coding sequence ATGAACGCACTTGTGGTGTTAGCTGCCATCTTATTTGTCTTGATGACCTTAATTGGAAGAGGTAAAGGCGTCAGATCTTATTTAGCGATCTTCTTCAATTTTAGCGTGATTTTCATTGCCGTCATTTTTATGAACGACCCAAACGCTAATCCGATTATTATTACTTTAGTCGCTTGTATTTTCATCGGCCTCATTAATCTCTTTTACATTAATGAAGTGAACAAGACAACAAAAACTGCCTTTATCTCGACGGTGATTTCTACGATTGTTTTGCTTATGTTTATTTTTATCGTAGCAGATAAGGCTAGAATCCAGGGCTTTGGTGAAGAAGAAATCCAGGAGCTTGGCATGTTCTCGCTTCATATTGGGGTAGATTTCGTTAAAATTGCCGTATCTGTCATCATCATGAGCACGATCGGGGCAATAACGGACGCTGCTATTGCTATTTCCTCCCCCATGCGTGAGATCCATTACCATAATCCGCACATCAGCAGACAAGAATTGTTTAAATCCGGGTTAAGCATCGGTAAGGATATCTTAGGGACCAGCACCAACACCTTATTCTTCGCCTTCTTCGGAAGTTACCTGGCCCTGCTGATCTGGTTCAAAGACTTGTCCTATTCAGCAGGAGAGATCATAAATTCAAAGATCTTTAGCGCTGAAATGATCACTATCCTTTGTGCCGGAATCGGAGTAACCCTTGTGATTCCAATTACATCCTGGGTCACCGCCTACTTTTTAGTTAACGATAAGTGA
- a CDS encoding YibE/F family protein yields MNLFKHLLNKLSFKKILFLSLFLLFIVATIVFVHNNHFLYERTIVKVLDTELVDKMEVENPLGNKDHLFTQRLIAKIKNGEEEGELIYLVNEFSTSKAYDHEFVAGDELFVDIDPKLEDKGELQGTIKDVKRDKYLLYVAWVFVLVLLIVGRKQGLFSIISLVINALLLSYALDIYLNNPDWSLLLICSIGVVIFTVLSLLLVNGLNEKTYAAIIATLLGTFASLLIVWLVLWGTSEKGLRYEELQFITRPYHMVFLAGLFLGSLGAVMDVAITMSSSIFNMFEKNNNIPVKALIKSGMEIGKDIMGTMTNILFFVYISGSIPILILYFKNGSPLGFALSMNLSLEMARALAGGIGIVLTIPIGLYVTIFFINRKKARL; encoded by the coding sequence TTGAACTTGTTTAAGCATCTACTTAATAAGTTGTCTTTCAAGAAAATCCTTTTTCTATCCCTGTTTCTCCTTTTTATTGTGGCGACAATTGTGTTTGTACATAATAATCATTTCCTGTATGAACGTACAATCGTGAAGGTGCTAGATACAGAACTGGTCGACAAAATGGAAGTGGAAAATCCGCTCGGCAATAAAGATCATCTATTCACACAGCGCTTAATCGCAAAAATAAAAAATGGCGAAGAAGAGGGCGAGCTCATTTACCTAGTGAATGAATTCTCTACATCTAAAGCGTACGATCATGAATTCGTTGCCGGGGACGAACTATTCGTGGACATTGATCCTAAATTAGAGGATAAAGGGGAATTACAGGGTACTATCAAAGACGTGAAACGCGATAAATACCTTTTGTATGTGGCATGGGTGTTTGTCCTTGTGCTGTTGATTGTCGGAAGAAAACAGGGCCTGTTCTCGATTATCAGTTTGGTCATCAATGCCCTTCTGCTTTCCTATGCTTTGGATATTTATCTGAATAACCCAGACTGGAGCCTGTTGCTGATCTGCAGCATTGGTGTTGTCATATTTACCGTGCTTTCGTTATTGCTCGTTAATGGCCTGAATGAAAAAACCTATGCTGCTATCATCGCAACCCTCCTGGGGACTTTTGCATCCCTGCTTATAGTCTGGCTGGTCCTATGGGGAACCTCAGAAAAAGGCCTTCGATACGAAGAGCTTCAGTTTATTACCCGTCCTTACCACATGGTGTTTCTTGCGGGTTTGTTCCTTGGTTCCCTTGGAGCTGTCATGGATGTTGCCATTACGATGTCTTCTTCTATTTTCAATATGTTTGAAAAGAACAACAACATACCTGTTAAGGCACTGATCAAATCCGGAATGGAAATTGGCAAAGATATCATGGGAACGATGACGAATATTTTGTTCTTTGTCTATATCAGCGGTTCGATTCCTATCCTGATTCTTTATTTTAAAAATGGTTCTCCATTAGGCTTTGCCCTTTCCATGAACCTTTCGCTTGAAATGGCCCGGGCATTGGCAGGCGGGATTGGAATTGTTTTGACCATCCCAATTGGTCTCTATGTGACGATCTTTTTTATTAATAGAAAGAAGGCTAGATTATGA
- a CDS encoding GNAT family N-acetyltransferase codes for MEGTIVIEKMRSDDWEEVRAIYLEGIATGHATFQKEAPSWEEWDYGHNAECRIVACSEGEVVGWAALSPVSSRSVYSGVGEVSVYVSQKHNGKGIGSLLLKSLIEISEQNDFWTLQSSIFPENEGSIKLHKKYGFREVGRRERIGKMDGVWRDTVWLERRSRIVGDQ; via the coding sequence ATGGAAGGTACTATTGTAATAGAAAAAATGCGTTCAGATGATTGGGAAGAGGTAAGAGCAATCTACCTTGAGGGAATTGCTACTGGGCATGCGACTTTCCAAAAGGAAGCTCCTTCTTGGGAGGAATGGGATTACGGTCATAATGCAGAATGTCGGATTGTTGCGTGCTCAGAAGGGGAAGTTGTGGGGTGGGCTGCGTTAAGTCCTGTATCAAGCAGGAGTGTCTACTCGGGTGTTGGAGAAGTTAGTGTGTATGTCAGTCAAAAACATAATGGAAAGGGCATTGGCAGCCTTCTCTTAAAGTCCTTGATTGAAATTAGCGAACAGAATGACTTTTGGACATTGCAATCTAGTATATTCCCTGAAAACGAAGGAAGTATTAAGTTACATAAAAAATATGGCTTCCGGGAAGTGGGACGGCGGGAGCGAATTGGTAAGATGGATGGTGTGTGGCGTGATACGGTCTGGCTGGAAAGAAGAAGTAGAATAGTAGGAGATCAATAA
- a CDS encoding SurA N-terminal domain-containing protein produces MMKRILTGILLLSVAVLVLGACSNDSSKGNTEKDNKEDLVATVNGEGISKQKYEKELEAMKATYEQQGMPEDQMDSKQKEELEKSVLDQMINAELLLQTAEKDGISIEDKEVDAELEKIKANFEDEKQFEEALKKNEMTEKELKSQLKKQLTVNKYLDSKVGKLEATDEEIQARYEQYKQLAESQEQKPEDLEKVKPHLEQQLLSEKENEKISKLVEDLRKANEDKIKIIEA; encoded by the coding sequence ATGATGAAGCGCATTTTAACAGGCATTCTTTTACTGAGCGTGGCTGTCCTTGTGCTTGGCGCATGCAGTAATGATAGCTCGAAAGGGAATACTGAGAAAGATAATAAAGAAGATTTGGTTGCAACAGTAAATGGGGAAGGCATTTCGAAACAGAAATATGAGAAAGAGCTGGAGGCCATGAAAGCAACTTATGAACAGCAGGGCATGCCAGAAGACCAGATGGATAGCAAGCAGAAAGAAGAACTCGAAAAGTCCGTTCTTGATCAGATGATCAATGCGGAGCTGCTTCTCCAGACAGCTGAGAAGGACGGCATCTCGATTGAAGATAAAGAAGTCGATGCAGAGCTTGAAAAGATCAAAGCCAACTTCGAAGATGAAAAACAGTTTGAAGAAGCACTGAAAAAGAATGAAATGACCGAAAAAGAACTCAAGAGTCAGCTGAAAAAGCAATTGACTGTTAATAAATATCTGGACAGCAAGGTCGGCAAGTTAGAAGCAACCGACGAAGAAATCCAGGCCAGATATGAACAATATAAACAGCTAGCCGAAAGCCAAGAACAAAAGCCGGAAGATCTCGAGAAGGTAAAACCACACCTCGAGCAGCAACTTCTCTCGGAAAAAGAAAATGAAAAAATCAGCAAGCTAGTGGAAGACCTCCGCAAAGCTAATGAAGATAAGATTAAAATCATTGAGGCATAG
- a CDS encoding EthD family reductase gives MAKIIVTYDQPKDQEGFEKHYHEVHIPLVQKVPNLKGAEVHRVLQSMYTDEKLYLIAELQFESPEVLTQALATPEFQEVQGDVKNLVAYLNKPPVVAIVD, from the coding sequence ATGGCGAAAATCATTGTTACTTATGACCAACCGAAAGACCAGGAAGGTTTTGAAAAGCACTACCATGAGGTTCATATTCCGCTTGTTCAGAAAGTGCCAAATTTAAAAGGTGCAGAGGTTCATCGTGTACTGCAATCCATGTATACTGATGAAAAATTGTACTTGATTGCTGAACTGCAGTTTGAAAGTCCGGAAGTTTTAACACAGGCACTGGCAACGCCAGAATTTCAGGAAGTTCAGGGAGATGTCAAAAACCTAGTAGCCTATCTTAATAAGCCTCCTGTAGTGGCGATTGTGGATTAA
- the proB gene encoding glutamate 5-kinase — protein MLEQDRKIKRVVIKIGSSSLTSMHGEISRRKLENLANQIVALKDAGYETAVVSSGAVAAGYRKLGCIQRPTSLPEKQAAASIGQGLLMESYSELFLSHGYVASQILITRSDFANENRYNNMKNTLNVLLERGIIPIINENDTVTVDRLRFGDNDTLSAKVAALIEADQLIILSDIDGLYDDNPNNNPDAKLLDKVHEITPEIEAAAGGSGSAVGTGGMKSKISAVKIAMASGIDSFLGKADSKDILVKAVSGTAKGTYFNQDPEGFNLDNNQQWIAFHSGPEGEVIISPESKTAVIEDRKNILPSDILHIKGRFGKGAVVRVLDENGEEIGLGRINYSHEKLDQLLIEEECERKEAIEQDTFVCSRDFAMPVSV, from the coding sequence ATGTTAGAGCAAGACAGGAAGATAAAAAGAGTTGTAATTAAGATTGGCAGCAGTTCGCTGACGAGTATGCACGGGGAGATCAGCCGCCGGAAGCTCGAGAACCTGGCGAACCAGATTGTTGCTCTGAAGGATGCGGGCTATGAAACGGCGGTCGTTTCATCAGGCGCAGTAGCTGCAGGATACCGCAAGCTCGGCTGCATTCAGCGACCGACTTCATTGCCGGAAAAGCAGGCAGCCGCCTCGATTGGCCAGGGCCTGTTAATGGAATCTTACTCAGAACTCTTTTTATCTCATGGGTACGTGGCTTCCCAGATATTGATTACAAGAAGCGATTTCGCGAATGAAAATCGCTACAACAACATGAAAAATACGTTGAACGTCTTGTTGGAGAGAGGGATCATCCCGATCATCAATGAAAATGACACGGTTACGGTCGACCGACTTCGTTTCGGTGATAATGACACATTGTCGGCAAAGGTGGCCGCGTTGATCGAGGCAGACCAGTTGATCATTCTTTCCGACATCGACGGATTGTATGACGATAACCCGAACAACAACCCAGACGCTAAGTTGCTTGATAAGGTCCATGAAATCACTCCTGAAATCGAAGCAGCAGCAGGTGGTTCCGGAAGCGCCGTCGGTACAGGCGGGATGAAATCGAAAATCTCCGCTGTAAAAATTGCCATGGCATCCGGTATCGATTCGTTTTTAGGAAAGGCCGACAGCAAGGATATTTTAGTGAAAGCAGTGAGCGGAACGGCAAAGGGAACGTATTTCAACCAGGATCCCGAAGGCTTCAACCTCGACAACAACCAGCAATGGATCGCGTTCCATTCGGGACCTGAGGGCGAAGTAATCATCAGCCCAGAATCAAAGACGGCAGTTATCGAGGATCGGAAAAATATCCTCCCATCTGACATCCTTCATATAAAAGGCAGGTTTGGCAAAGGAGCCGTCGTCAGAGTGTTGGATGAAAACGGAGAAGAAATTGGCCTGGGCAGAATCAATTATTCTCACGAAAAATTGGACCAATTACTGATCGAAGAAGAATGTGAGCGAAAAGAAGCGATAGAACAGGACACGTTTGTTTGTTCACGTGATTTTGCAATGCCGGTATCAGTCTAA
- a CDS encoding glutamate-5-semialdehyde dehydrogenase, which translates to MMTLIMTQTTTVEEQAIAAKKAAKQLSILSTAEKNEALLILADALERNYEAILAENEKDLMNGKEKGFEDAFMDRLALTRERIADFAEGLRQVAEHADPVGDVLSDWTLENGLNVKEIRVPLGVIGMIYEARPNVTVDAAGLALKSGNAIILKGGSSALSSNKAIVDTMHHALENTKVPKEAIQFIATADREATQQLFTMKEHIDVLIPRGGGALIKAVVENATVPVLETGVGNCHLYVDEEADTEKALNIMINAKTDRPAVCNAAETLIVHQAWLEKNKEQLAAAFQENGITVHGDEAAAATLPNVVPATETDWADEYLSLDIAVKVVNDIDEAIDHIDQYGTKHSEAIITESAENAKKFLQLVDAAALYHNASTRFTDGGALGFGAEIGISTQKLHARGPMGLPALTTRKYVMVGDGLVR; encoded by the coding sequence TTGATGACATTAATAATGACTCAAACAACGACAGTAGAAGAACAAGCTATTGCAGCGAAAAAGGCAGCTAAACAGCTAAGCATCCTTTCCACCGCGGAAAAGAACGAAGCCCTGCTTATCCTGGCAGACGCTCTGGAAAGGAATTATGAAGCGATTTTAGCAGAGAACGAAAAGGATCTGATGAATGGAAAAGAAAAAGGCTTCGAGGATGCATTCATGGATCGCCTCGCACTTACTCGCGAGCGAATCGCAGACTTTGCCGAAGGACTTCGCCAGGTCGCTGAGCATGCCGATCCAGTCGGGGACGTTCTTTCAGACTGGACACTGGAAAACGGACTCAATGTAAAAGAAATCCGCGTTCCGCTAGGAGTCATCGGCATGATTTACGAAGCACGCCCGAACGTAACCGTCGATGCAGCAGGCCTGGCACTCAAATCAGGAAACGCCATCATCTTAAAAGGCGGATCCTCTGCACTGTCCTCAAACAAAGCCATCGTCGACACCATGCACCACGCGCTCGAAAATACGAAGGTGCCAAAAGAAGCCATCCAATTCATCGCAACAGCAGACCGTGAAGCAACACAGCAGCTATTCACGATGAAAGAACATATCGACGTCCTGATCCCACGCGGAGGCGGAGCTTTGATCAAAGCAGTCGTCGAAAACGCAACGGTTCCTGTACTTGAAACGGGAGTCGGCAACTGCCACTTGTATGTAGACGAAGAAGCTGACACAGAAAAAGCACTGAACATCATGATCAACGCCAAAACAGACCGCCCGGCAGTCTGCAACGCAGCTGAAACACTCATTGTCCATCAAGCTTGGCTTGAGAAGAATAAAGAGCAGCTTGCGGCAGCATTCCAAGAGAACGGGATTACTGTACATGGAGACGAAGCAGCAGCTGCCACACTGCCAAATGTAGTGCCAGCAACCGAGACCGACTGGGCTGACGAATATCTTAGTCTCGACATCGCTGTTAAAGTTGTTAACGATATCGATGAAGCCATCGACCACATCGACCAGTACGGTACAAAACACTCAGAAGCTATTATTACTGAAAGTGCTGAGAACGCAAAGAAGTTCCTGCAGCTAGTAGATGCAGCAGCGCTATATCATAACGCATCCACTAGATTCACAGATGGAGGAGCATTAGGGTTCGGTGCTGAGATTGGCATTTCTACTCAGAAGCTTCATGCTAGAGGACCGATGGGGTTGCCGGCGCTAACTACCAGGAAATATGTTATGGTTGGGGATGGGTTGGTGAGGTAA
- a CDS encoding RNA polymerase sigma factor, with product MDVVRLVKKAKRGSKEALMKLIMAEKDHMYRLAFTYMGNQHDAMDVLEEMIVRLYENIDQLKKEEAFYSWSKTILVNICKKTLRKQKKLVLIDEWHSSIENERIHLNTNSDDQMEIAEMLSILNENQKEAIKLKYFLDLDYQTIAEMTNVPLGTVKSRIYEALRKLKDHYGGEGNERDRGSIE from the coding sequence ATGGATGTTGTTCGGTTGGTGAAAAAGGCCAAAAGGGGAAGTAAAGAGGCGTTGATGAAGCTGATCATGGCTGAGAAAGATCATATGTATCGGCTTGCTTTTACCTATATGGGGAATCAGCATGATGCGATGGATGTACTGGAGGAAATGATTGTTCGGTTGTATGAAAACATTGATCAGCTGAAAAAGGAAGAAGCTTTTTATAGCTGGAGCAAAACCATCCTAGTGAATATTTGCAAGAAGACTCTTCGTAAGCAAAAAAAGCTGGTGCTGATTGATGAATGGCATTCTTCTATCGAAAATGAACGTATTCATTTAAATACAAACAGTGATGATCAAATGGAGATTGCCGAAATGTTATCCATCTTAAATGAAAATCAAAAAGAAGCGATTAAATTAAAGTATTTTCTAGACCTTGATTATCAAACAATCGCGGAAATGACCAATGTTCCGCTTGGAACGGTTAAATCGAGGATTTATGAAGCGTTGAGGAAGTTAAAAGACCATTATGGAGGTGAAGGCAATGAACGAGATAGAGGGTCGATTGAATGA